Within the Gammaproteobacteria bacterium genome, the region TCATGGCTCTGGTGGTAATGGCTTCGGCACGCCAACAGATGGGATCGTTGAGAATACCACTGTCAACAATTACTATCCGGATACCGCCCAGTCCAATTCGATGGGAAGTGGGGATTTTTTGACATCCTCTGATGGAGCAGCGGATGATGATCCCTGGGGTGACAGCGGCACGTTTATCTAAACATAATGATTACCATAGTGACGTGAGCAGGCTACGGTGATGGAACAGCGTGATGACATATTTTTATTGGTGAGGTAGATCCATGCGTCTGTTGCTCGTCGAAGACGATGCCATGATTGGTAAAAGCGCCCAGAAAGGGCTCAAGCAGGACGGCTACACGGTCGATTGGGTTCGCGATGGACAGGCCGCCGAGTTGGCGTTGGAGAATGGCGTGTATGACATGGTGCTGCTTGACCTTGGGCTACCGCGCAAGGCTGGGCTTGATGTCCTCGCTAACCTTCGCCGCAGAAAAAATCTCATTCCTGTGCTCATCCTTACAGCAAGGGACTCTGTGGCTGATCGTGTGAAGGGACTTGATGCAGGCGCAGATGACTACCTCGTGAAGCCTTTTGATCTCGACGAGCTTGCCGCGCGCATCCGCGCGCTGATGCGGCGGCAAGCTGGCCGCGCTGAGCCGATCATTGAGCATGGCAGACTCGCTGTATACCCTGCCACTCATGAGGTACTTCTCGACG harbors:
- a CDS encoding response regulator; amino-acid sequence: MRLLLVEDDAMIGKSAQKGLKQDGYTVDWVRDGQAAELALENGVYDMVLLDLGLPRKAGLDVLANLRRRKNLIPVLILTARDSVADRVKGLDAGADDYLVKPFDLDELAARIRALMRRQAGRAEPIIEHGRLAVYPATHEVLLDDVRVNLSAREFSLLHALLERPGVPLSRAQLEERIYGWGEEIESNAVEVYIHSLRRKLGVEFIKNIRGVGYMVQKEP